In one Candidatus Dormiibacterota bacterium genomic region, the following are encoded:
- a CDS encoding glycosyltransferase family 2 protein, translating into ARCKRFERDFYHGDPIVSAARFFRRSAFLAAGGYDESLLGGEDWDLSIRVGASRPPRFANAFIHHDEGHPRLGMLARKKFYYARGYRRFARKHGWEGARRLTPMRAALVSRVGEMARHPVLAIGLTIMKAAEVAGFLAGLAMARDA; encoded by the coding sequence GGCGCGCTGCAAGCGCTTCGAGCGCGACTTCTACCACGGCGATCCGATCGTGAGCGCGGCGCGCTTCTTTCGTCGCTCCGCCTTTCTCGCGGCGGGCGGCTACGACGAATCGCTGCTCGGCGGCGAGGATTGGGATCTCTCTATACGCGTCGGTGCCTCGCGGCCGCCGCGCTTCGCAAACGCGTTCATCCATCACGACGAGGGCCATCCTCGGCTGGGGATGCTCGCGCGCAAGAAGTTCTATTATGCGCGCGGTTACCGGCGCTTCGCGCGCAAACACGGGTGGGAGGGCGCGCGACGACTCACGCCGATGCGTGCTGCGCTGGTGAGCAGGGTGGGTGAGATGGCGCGGCACCCCGTTCTCGCCATCGGGCTCACGATAATGAAGGCCGCGGAGGTCGCCGGATTTCTCGCGGGGCTTGCGATGGCGCGCGATGCGTAG
- a CDS encoding GDP-L-fucose synthase gives MAVELASARICVTGGAGFLGSYVVEELRRKGAQHVFVPRRADFDLTMESGVERMYREARPQLVIHLAGVVGGIGANSKRPGSFFYENAMMGIQVIEHARRNGVEKIVVVGTICAYPKHAPVPFREESLWCGYPEETNAPYGIAKKALLVQCQAYREQYGLNAIYLLPVNLYGPGDNFDPRSSHVIPALIRKCIEARESGAREIVVWGDGSPTREFLYVEDAARGIVLAAARYDGAEPINLGSGTEISIGDLAKLIAELCDFDGAILWDRAKPNGQPRRRLDVSRARQHFGFEPTVGLVDGLRRTIDWYQSTHRAPSQAPREIRRPPRPSLS, from the coding sequence ATGGCGGTTGAGCTGGCGTCGGCGCGCATCTGCGTCACCGGCGGAGCCGGGTTCCTCGGCTCCTACGTCGTCGAGGAGCTGCGACGGAAGGGCGCGCAGCACGTCTTCGTTCCGCGGCGCGCCGACTTCGACCTGACGATGGAGTCGGGCGTCGAGCGCATGTATCGCGAGGCGCGACCACAGCTCGTCATCCATCTCGCCGGCGTCGTTGGCGGCATCGGTGCAAATAGCAAACGTCCCGGCTCGTTCTTCTACGAGAACGCGATGATGGGCATCCAGGTGATCGAGCACGCCCGCCGCAACGGCGTCGAGAAGATCGTCGTGGTCGGCACGATCTGCGCGTATCCCAAGCACGCGCCCGTACCGTTCCGCGAGGAATCGCTCTGGTGCGGCTATCCCGAGGAGACCAACGCACCGTACGGCATTGCCAAGAAGGCCCTGCTCGTCCAGTGCCAGGCCTATCGCGAGCAGTACGGGCTCAATGCGATCTACCTTCTTCCCGTCAACCTCTACGGACCAGGCGACAACTTCGACCCGCGCAGCTCGCACGTCATTCCCGCGCTGATTCGCAAATGCATCGAGGCGCGCGAGAGCGGCGCTCGAGAGATCGTGGTGTGGGGCGACGGCTCACCGACACGCGAGTTCTTGTACGTCGAGGACGCCGCGCGAGGGATCGTTCTCGCGGCCGCGCGCTACGACGGCGCCGAGCCGATCAATCTCGGCAGTGGAACGGAGATTTCGATCGGCGACCTTGCGAAGCTCATCGCAGAGCTGTGTGACTTCGACGGCGCGATTCTCTGGGACCGAGCCAAGCCCAACGGCCAGCCGCGGCGCCGCCTCGACGTCTCTCGCGCGCGCCAGCACTTCGGCTTCGAACCCACCGTGGGACTCGTCGACGGCTTACGACGGACGATCGACTGGTACCAATCTACGCATCGCGCGCCATCGCAAGCCCCGCGAGAAATCCGGCGACCTCCGCGGCCTTCATTATCGTGA